A region from the Kribbella shirazensis genome encodes:
- a CDS encoding DoxX family protein: MTVVRALARPLLSVIFVVQGANAVRNPEPLVPKAQPVTDRFVPMVKKVAPPQVSDRIPETTANLVRLNGAVQVLGGLALATGKGRRLGASVLAASLVPTTLAGHAFWQEKDKDARNQQKIAFMKNLGVLGGLLLAAVDTEGKPGVAWRATHGARAAKRETKRGAKAAKREARQLAREAKQAAKLAKAELHLG, translated from the coding sequence ATGACTGTCGTGCGCGCACTGGCCAGGCCGTTGCTGTCCGTCATTTTCGTCGTGCAGGGCGCCAACGCCGTCCGGAACCCCGAGCCGCTGGTACCCAAGGCACAGCCGGTCACCGACAGGTTCGTGCCGATGGTGAAGAAGGTCGCGCCCCCGCAGGTCAGCGACCGGATCCCCGAAACGACAGCCAACCTGGTCCGGCTGAACGGTGCCGTCCAGGTGCTCGGCGGTCTCGCGCTGGCGACCGGCAAGGGCCGGCGCCTCGGCGCGTCCGTCCTCGCGGCTTCGCTGGTCCCGACGACGCTCGCCGGGCACGCGTTCTGGCAGGAGAAGGACAAGGACGCCCGCAACCAGCAGAAGATCGCGTTCATGAAGAACCTGGGCGTGCTCGGCGGTCTGCTGCTCGCCGCGGTCGACACCGAGGGCAAGCCGGGCGTCGCCTGGCGGGCCACGCACGGTGCGCGCGCGGCGAAGCGTGAGACCAAGCGCGGCGCGAAGGCCGCCAAGCGCGAGGCGCGGCAGCTGGCCCGCGAGGCGAAGCAGGCCGCCAAGCTCGCGAAGGCCGAGCTCCACCTCGGCTGA
- a CDS encoding DsbA family oxidoreductase — protein sequence MRVDVWSDVVCPWCYIGKRRLEQALAESGDQAEIVWHSFQLDPSSTNDDPRDLATRLGEKYGRGREWGLQANAQVTEVAAEVGLEYHLDQAKPVNTVDAHRLLHLARDLAEAGEVPADTQGRLKERLLKAYFTDGLPVGDHATLTDLATEAGLPTDRVREVLAGTTYTEDVEADQAQALAYGANGVPFFVIDEKYGVSGAQPVEVFQEALRRANADRKPVTLITAPGAATDGDAACGPDGCPI from the coding sequence ATGCGCGTTGATGTGTGGTCCGACGTCGTCTGTCCGTGGTGCTACATCGGGAAGCGGCGGCTCGAACAGGCTCTCGCGGAGAGCGGCGACCAGGCGGAGATCGTCTGGCACAGCTTCCAGCTCGACCCGTCCTCGACGAACGACGACCCGCGGGACCTGGCGACCCGGCTGGGCGAGAAGTACGGCCGTGGCCGTGAGTGGGGTCTGCAGGCCAACGCCCAGGTCACCGAGGTGGCGGCCGAGGTCGGTCTGGAGTACCACCTCGACCAGGCGAAGCCGGTCAACACGGTCGACGCGCACCGTCTCCTCCACCTGGCCCGCGACCTCGCGGAGGCCGGTGAGGTACCGGCGGACACGCAGGGACGTCTCAAGGAGCGGCTGCTCAAGGCGTACTTCACCGACGGCCTCCCGGTCGGTGACCACGCCACGCTGACCGACCTGGCCACCGAGGCCGGCCTGCCCACTGACCGGGTGCGTGAGGTCCTGGCGGGTACGACGTACACCGAGGACGTCGAGGCGGACCAGGCGCAGGCGCTGGCGTACGGCGCGAACGGCGTACCGTTCTTCGTCATCGACGAGAAGTACGGCGTGAGCGGCGCCCAGCCCGTGGAGGTCTTCCAGGAGGCGCTGCGCCGCGCGAACGCGGACCGGAAGCCGGTGACCCTGATCACGGCGCCGGGAGCGGCCACCGACGGTGACGCCGCGTGCGGCCCGGACGGCTGCCCCATCTGA
- a CDS encoding aminoglycoside phosphotransferase family protein, which produces MRTLLKEQHPDLADLPLKEVVGGWGNQMWRLGDDLAVRMPRINQAPEPLRREHQWLPGLAAQLPLPVPTPLRLSDPSDSFPRTWMITTWVHGEPADHAPITAPAAADVLAEFLKALHTEAPADAPVSERSTLAPSPGFDEVQASVGRTDEIRAVWEDALAAPEWDGAPVWVHGDLHPANVVVADGTLTGVVDFEEVGAGDPANDLAAAWILLPEAERFLDAYGADDATVRRARGWAVTRALFLIAMGINGEKGIPGGKTHWGPIGRAALERVL; this is translated from the coding sequence GTGCGGACCCTGTTGAAAGAGCAGCACCCCGACCTCGCGGATCTGCCGTTGAAGGAGGTCGTCGGCGGCTGGGGCAACCAGATGTGGCGGCTCGGCGACGACCTGGCCGTCAGAATGCCCCGCATCAACCAGGCCCCCGAACCCCTCCGCCGAGAACACCAGTGGCTGCCCGGCCTCGCCGCCCAGCTCCCGCTGCCCGTCCCGACGCCACTGCGCCTCAGCGATCCGTCGGACAGCTTCCCGCGGACGTGGATGATCACGACCTGGGTGCACGGCGAACCCGCGGACCACGCACCGATCACGGCGCCGGCCGCTGCCGATGTACTCGCGGAGTTCCTGAAAGCGCTGCACACCGAGGCGCCGGCCGACGCGCCGGTGAGCGAACGGAGCACTCTCGCGCCGAGCCCCGGCTTCGACGAGGTGCAGGCGTCTGTCGGCCGCACCGACGAGATCCGTGCGGTCTGGGAGGACGCGCTCGCAGCACCGGAGTGGGACGGGGCGCCGGTGTGGGTGCACGGCGACCTGCACCCGGCGAATGTGGTCGTTGCCGACGGCACGCTCACCGGCGTCGTGGACTTCGAGGAGGTCGGCGCCGGCGACCCGGCCAACGACCTCGCGGCCGCCTGGATCCTGCTCCCGGAGGCGGAGCGCTTCCTCGACGCCTACGGGGCGGACGACGCGACGGTACGGCGAGCGCGCGGCTGGGCCGTCACGCGCGCACTGTTCCTGATCGCCATGGGCATCAACGGCGAGAAGGGGATTCCCGGCGGCAAGACCCACTGGGGTCCGATCGGGCGCGCGGCCTTGGAACGGGTGCTCTGA
- a CDS encoding DUF4097 family beta strand repeat-containing protein, translated as MSARRRFGVSAVLDLGVNSQSNTHQEGTTMPTYSTPEPISAVLNIPAGSIRLVATDRTDTAVEVLPADASRSRDVKAVEQTTVEYADGVLRIAVVAKNQYFGPSGAVAVTVQLPAGSRAEVKAASAVLRATGRLGDVVIESAQGPIDLEDVASARITSSASDVAVGRLEGPAEIRTSKGDIRIAEARRGAVVLRTEVGEVEIVAAAGVSATLDAGTATGRINNALKNSAGAGAELTIRATTSVGDIIARSL; from the coding sequence GTGTCAGCACGGCGGCGGTTCGGTGTCAGCGCGGTCCTGGATCTTGGTGTCAACAGCCAGTCGAACACACACCAGGAAGGCACCACGATGCCGACGTACAGCACCCCCGAGCCGATCTCCGCAGTTCTGAACATCCCCGCCGGAAGCATCCGGCTCGTCGCCACCGACCGGACCGACACGGCCGTCGAGGTGCTCCCCGCGGACGCCTCGAGGAGCCGCGACGTGAAGGCCGTCGAGCAGACCACGGTCGAGTACGCCGACGGCGTCCTGCGGATCGCGGTCGTCGCGAAGAACCAGTACTTCGGTCCCTCCGGCGCCGTCGCGGTGACGGTGCAGCTGCCGGCCGGTTCGCGGGCCGAGGTGAAGGCGGCCAGCGCCGTTCTCCGGGCGACCGGTCGCCTCGGCGACGTCGTGATCGAGAGCGCCCAGGGCCCGATCGACCTCGAGGACGTCGCGAGCGCTCGCATCACGAGCTCCGCCAGCGACGTCGCCGTCGGCCGCCTCGAGGGTCCCGCGGAGATCCGCACCAGCAAGGGCGACATCCGGATCGCCGAGGCCCGGCGCGGCGCGGTCGTCCTGCGCACCGAGGTCGGCGAGGTGGAGATCGTCGCCGCCGCCGGAGTCTCGGCCACGCTGGACGCCGGCACCGCCACCGGCCGGATCAACAACGCGCTCAAGAACAGCGCGGGCGCCGGCGCCGAGCTCACGATCCGGGCGACCACCTCGGTCGGCGACATCATCGCCCGCAGCCTCTGA
- a CDS encoding serine hydrolase domain-containing protein — MATNGFSDAGLRRLHDVLARHVDSGKIPGVVALVSRGDGDPYVEALGTMRHEGGAPMQRDTIFRMASTSKPVSVSAAMVLLDECRLRLDDPVEPWLPELADRQVLKRIDSQVDDTVPAKRPITVRDVLTSTFGLGMDMTMIGTPIMAALFEQGITPNGPVPMPEPDEWMRRLGTLPLMYQPGERWQYQISSDLIGVLVSRVTGQSYDEFLRERIFGPLGMKDTGFSVSADQLHRLPPLYAPDPATGEFQVWDEAEGGRHSAPPAFQGGGGGLNSTADDYHAYFRMLLNHGVHQGERILSRPAVELMTSNSLTAEQLAAREALARDNVHISFGQGQQGGWGLGMAVRTYRGDYAPIGQFGWDGGAGTSTYADPVNQVVGILLTQVGTTVPSSVQLMNDFWTTLYQALDD, encoded by the coding sequence ATGGCTACCAACGGCTTCTCCGACGCCGGCCTGCGCAGGCTGCACGACGTACTGGCCCGGCACGTCGACTCCGGGAAGATCCCCGGTGTCGTCGCGCTGGTCAGCCGCGGCGACGGCGACCCGTACGTCGAGGCGCTCGGCACCATGCGTCACGAGGGTGGAGCGCCGATGCAGCGGGACACGATCTTCCGGATGGCGTCGACCTCCAAGCCGGTCTCGGTGTCGGCGGCGATGGTGCTGCTCGACGAGTGCCGGCTGCGGCTGGACGACCCGGTCGAGCCGTGGCTGCCGGAGCTCGCCGACCGCCAGGTGCTGAAGCGGATCGACAGCCAGGTCGACGACACCGTGCCGGCCAAGCGGCCGATCACCGTCCGGGACGTGCTGACCTCGACGTTCGGGCTCGGCATGGACATGACGATGATCGGTACGCCGATCATGGCCGCGCTGTTCGAACAGGGCATCACGCCGAACGGGCCGGTACCGATGCCGGAGCCGGACGAGTGGATGCGCCGTCTCGGCACGCTGCCCTTGATGTACCAGCCGGGCGAGCGCTGGCAGTACCAGATCAGCAGCGACCTGATCGGCGTCCTGGTCTCACGGGTCACCGGTCAGTCGTACGACGAGTTCCTGCGCGAGCGGATCTTCGGGCCGCTGGGTATGAAGGACACCGGCTTCTCCGTCTCCGCCGACCAGCTCCACCGCCTGCCGCCGCTGTACGCGCCGGACCCCGCGACCGGCGAGTTCCAGGTGTGGGACGAGGCTGAGGGCGGCCGGCACAGCGCTCCGCCGGCGTTCCAGGGTGGCGGCGGCGGACTCAACTCGACCGCCGACGACTACCACGCCTACTTCCGGATGCTGCTGAACCACGGTGTGCACCAGGGCGAGCGGATCCTCTCCCGTCCGGCGGTGGAGCTGATGACCAGCAACAGCCTCACGGCCGAGCAGTTGGCGGCCCGGGAGGCTCTGGCCAGGGACAACGTGCACATCTCGTTCGGCCAGGGGCAGCAGGGTGGCTGGGGTCTCGGGATGGCCGTTCGTACCTACCGCGGCGACTACGCTCCGATCGGCCAGTTCGGCTGGGACGGCGGCGCCGGTACGTCGACGTACGCGGACCCGGTCAACCAGGTCGTCGGCATCCTGCTCACCCAGGTCGGTACGACCGTGCCGTCCTCGGTGCAGCTCATGAACGACTTCTGGACGACGCTCTACCAGGCGCTCGACGACTGA
- a CDS encoding alpha/beta fold hydrolase: MTEQTPTVVLVHGAFAENSSWSGVIAELTSRGIPAIAVANELRGPALDGSRVAAQVREIDGPVVLVGHSYGGAVITAAANQADNVTALVYVAAFLPEEGESLQDLLGSFPANDFASGLVPHTLPAGDGGEETWLGIDQAKFQALFAADVEDAELLGRTQRPIAAAAFDEKSAAASWKRLPVYDLIATGDEAIHPDGQRTMAARANATTIEVDGSHAVAVSQPKAVADFIATAVEATTR; this comes from the coding sequence ATGACAGAGCAGACCCCCACCGTCGTCCTGGTGCACGGTGCGTTCGCGGAGAACTCCAGCTGGTCCGGTGTGATCGCCGAGCTGACCAGCCGCGGCATCCCGGCGATCGCGGTCGCCAACGAGCTGCGCGGCCCCGCCCTCGACGGAAGCCGGGTGGCCGCCCAGGTCCGTGAGATCGACGGCCCGGTCGTCCTGGTGGGGCACTCGTACGGCGGCGCCGTGATCACCGCGGCCGCCAACCAGGCCGACAACGTGACCGCGCTGGTGTACGTCGCGGCGTTCCTGCCCGAGGAGGGCGAGAGCCTGCAGGACCTGCTGGGCAGCTTCCCGGCCAACGACTTCGCGTCCGGCCTGGTCCCGCACACGCTGCCGGCCGGGGACGGCGGCGAGGAGACCTGGCTCGGCATCGACCAGGCCAAGTTCCAGGCGTTGTTCGCGGCCGACGTCGAGGACGCCGAGCTGCTCGGCCGGACCCAGCGGCCGATCGCCGCGGCCGCCTTCGACGAGAAGTCCGCGGCCGCGAGCTGGAAGCGGCTCCCGGTCTACGACCTGATCGCCACCGGCGACGAGGCGATCCACCCGGACGGCCAGCGCACGATGGCCGCCCGCGCGAACGCCACCACGATCGAGGTCGACGGCTCCCACGCGGTCGCCGTCTCCCAGCCCAAGGCCGTCGCCGACTTCATCGCCACCGCCGTCGAGGCCACGACCCGGTAA
- a CDS encoding ATP-binding protein: MVPLRGRSAELGKLLDALRAAAHGRASLAVVSGEPGIGKSALLAAAMEQAQRQGFLVASATAHQTDNISPLASLAPALRAGAEPLIDTEQFLDLATLNTQPLWLAERLADLIGRRLAGVRALIVLDDAQWADPLTAFVLRVVVARLSAANVLWLLATRPTPGGTTDQLVEAVGIPVHTIPLAPLTADAIQDLAADRLNHTVDPSLAVQLAGVQGIPFLAEQLIAGLYLGDADTSGPLPAGLVEGVRRRTSELSETSRELVRTAAVFGSEFRLEDVAVLMATPIARLAAPLEEAIQAGLLTDAGSVLRFRHELLRSAALADVPPSAQRALHGAIANQLMSAGRGAAAAAPHVLAVAQSGDTSAVATLREAARDLLATMSTTAAEVIQEAFDLTRVDDPLRAEVGVDVVSVLLAAWQYDRAKAFADDLLDGTALYHGPITPDLHATLRLQLAPYQWASGRLDVQELTVPSAPPQLAERLAGYRALAGAEQPTAANDPTAQALQQVAAAELARAEGKYANARDLYAAARQTEPGLGSLPTTLVEIGELYCRAETDELHAALERVRELMTVGDSWAGPQLAILRARLEYAAGNLQQAEEAANSGLRWMDQLQVKGLAAEADQVLALVALLRGQLTQARKLAGNDPTINALLAIADGDAKAVSRLADTPQDFPERIAILMQADARAELSQLSPSAAARGALAVVAAGDDVEQLAKAADLVRTAQRPLLLAQAEERYGRTALEAGDRKTGVPVLEQVLDSLTALGATAPAGRIQAVLQAAGVRRRRWAAVPPRAQEGWESLTPMERRVALLVAEGHTNRSAAEELVVSASTVGTHLRAVFGKLGVNSRVQLTRLVLERFAPPPNA, encoded by the coding sequence ATGGTGCCGCTACGGGGACGCTCCGCCGAGCTCGGCAAGCTCCTCGACGCGCTACGTGCGGCTGCCCACGGGCGGGCTTCGCTGGCCGTTGTCAGCGGCGAGCCCGGTATCGGCAAGTCGGCGCTGCTGGCGGCCGCGATGGAGCAGGCCCAGCGGCAGGGGTTCCTGGTCGCGAGTGCGACCGCGCACCAGACCGACAACATCAGTCCGCTCGCGTCGCTGGCTCCTGCGCTCCGCGCCGGTGCGGAGCCGCTGATCGACACCGAGCAGTTCCTGGACCTGGCCACCCTCAACACCCAGCCGTTGTGGCTGGCCGAGCGCCTCGCTGACCTGATCGGCCGCCGTCTGGCCGGTGTCCGTGCATTGATCGTGCTGGACGACGCCCAGTGGGCTGACCCGCTCACTGCGTTCGTACTGCGCGTTGTTGTCGCTCGTCTGTCGGCGGCTAACGTCCTGTGGCTGCTCGCGACGCGCCCCACCCCAGGTGGAACGACAGACCAGCTGGTCGAGGCTGTCGGCATCCCCGTGCACACCATTCCACTCGCTCCGCTGACGGCTGACGCGATCCAGGATCTCGCAGCGGACCGGCTCAACCACACCGTCGACCCGTCGCTGGCAGTGCAGCTCGCCGGTGTCCAGGGCATCCCCTTCCTGGCCGAGCAGCTGATCGCCGGCCTGTACCTGGGCGACGCCGACACGTCCGGCCCGCTGCCCGCCGGTCTGGTCGAGGGCGTACGTCGCCGTACCAGTGAGCTGTCCGAGACCAGTCGGGAGCTGGTCCGCACGGCCGCTGTCTTCGGCAGCGAGTTCCGTCTCGAGGATGTCGCCGTACTGATGGCCACTCCGATCGCCAGGCTCGCTGCACCACTGGAGGAGGCCATCCAGGCGGGTCTGCTCACAGACGCTGGTTCGGTACTGCGCTTCCGCCATGAGCTGCTGCGGTCTGCGGCACTGGCCGACGTACCGCCGTCCGCTCAGCGAGCGCTGCACGGCGCGATCGCCAATCAGCTCATGTCCGCAGGGCGTGGTGCAGCCGCTGCGGCACCACATGTCCTCGCGGTGGCACAGTCCGGTGACACCTCAGCTGTGGCAACGCTGCGAGAGGCAGCGCGGGACCTGCTCGCGACCATGTCGACCACGGCGGCCGAGGTGATCCAGGAAGCGTTCGACCTGACGCGCGTGGACGATCCGCTCCGCGCCGAGGTCGGTGTGGACGTGGTGAGCGTCCTGCTGGCCGCGTGGCAGTACGACCGGGCAAAGGCCTTCGCCGACGACCTGCTCGACGGTACGGCGCTCTACCACGGTCCGATCACGCCGGACCTCCACGCAACGCTCCGTCTGCAGCTGGCGCCGTACCAATGGGCCAGCGGGCGTCTGGACGTGCAAGAGCTCACGGTTCCCAGTGCACCGCCCCAGCTGGCCGAAAGGCTCGCCGGCTACCGCGCACTGGCCGGTGCTGAGCAGCCAACAGCAGCAAACGACCCGACAGCACAGGCTCTTCAGCAGGTCGCTGCCGCAGAGCTGGCGCGTGCTGAGGGCAAGTACGCCAACGCCCGCGACCTGTACGCCGCGGCGCGGCAGACGGAGCCCGGCCTGGGCAGTCTGCCGACCACACTGGTCGAGATCGGCGAGCTGTACTGCCGGGCCGAGACCGACGAGCTGCACGCGGCCCTGGAGCGAGTGCGGGAGCTGATGACCGTCGGCGACTCGTGGGCGGGACCGCAGCTCGCGATTCTGCGGGCGCGGCTCGAGTACGCGGCCGGCAACCTGCAGCAGGCGGAGGAGGCTGCCAACTCCGGTCTGCGGTGGATGGACCAGCTGCAGGTGAAGGGCCTGGCAGCGGAGGCGGACCAGGTACTGGCACTCGTCGCACTGCTCCGGGGCCAGCTCACACAGGCACGGAAGCTCGCCGGCAACGACCCGACCATCAACGCGCTGCTGGCGATCGCGGACGGCGACGCGAAGGCGGTCAGCCGGCTCGCGGACACACCACAGGACTTCCCGGAGCGCATCGCCATACTGATGCAGGCCGACGCCCGGGCCGAGCTGTCGCAGCTGAGTCCTTCTGCAGCAGCCCGCGGTGCACTCGCGGTCGTAGCTGCGGGCGACGACGTGGAGCAGTTGGCGAAGGCAGCAGACCTCGTGCGTACGGCGCAGCGGCCGTTGCTGCTCGCACAGGCCGAGGAGCGGTATGGCCGGACCGCTCTGGAGGCAGGTGACCGCAAGACCGGCGTACCGGTTCTGGAGCAGGTCCTGGACAGTCTGACGGCTCTTGGCGCGACGGCTCCGGCCGGGCGAATCCAGGCGGTGCTGCAGGCGGCCGGAGTACGACGGCGTCGCTGGGCCGCCGTACCGCCGCGGGCTCAGGAGGGGTGGGAGTCGCTCACGCCGATGGAGCGGAGGGTCGCATTGCTCGTCGCCGAGGGGCACACCAACCGGTCGGCGGCCGAGGAGCTTGTTGTGTCGGCCAGCACGGTCGGGACTCATCTGCGGGCCGTGTTCGGCAAGCTCGGGGTGAACTCGCGGGTCCAGCTGACCCGGCTGGTGCTGGAACGGTTCGCCCCTCCCCCGAACGCATGA
- a CDS encoding M20/M25/M40 family metallo-hydrolase, whose amino-acid sequence MVSEVERAVLDAIDDERIVAELQELVRIPSVDGTAAEVEVQAWCAQRLQALGLTVDHWRLDVPELNADPEFPGMEVERPEAWGCVGVLGGDATPGLILNGHVDVVPGDAFDAVVEDGVMWGRGTCDMKGGVAAALGAVAAVVAAGIRLRKPLAVHTVIGEEDGGLGAFATLRRGHRGEACVIAEPTAGSVIPANSGSLTFRLEVPGLATHGSTRSRGVSAIEKFTVVQTALLELERERNRDPHPLLAHLDLANPLSVGTVNAGDWASTVPDRLIAEGRYGVRLGEGVADARAAFEAAVAEACEKDDWLRDHPVTVSWPGGEFASGLLPEGDPLLADTLQAVADAGSAVPAVKGAPYGSDLRQYAAAGIPTLQYGPGDVRYAHAADEHVVLADVLDAARAYALLAVRRCG is encoded by the coding sequence ATGGTGAGTGAGGTGGAGCGGGCCGTTCTGGATGCGATCGACGACGAGCGGATCGTGGCCGAGCTGCAGGAGCTCGTGCGGATCCCGAGTGTGGACGGGACCGCGGCCGAGGTCGAGGTCCAGGCGTGGTGTGCGCAGCGGCTGCAGGCGCTCGGCCTGACTGTTGATCACTGGCGGCTCGATGTCCCGGAGCTGAACGCAGATCCGGAGTTCCCCGGCATGGAGGTCGAGCGGCCCGAGGCCTGGGGCTGTGTCGGTGTGCTCGGCGGCGATGCGACACCGGGGCTGATCCTCAACGGGCACGTGGACGTGGTGCCGGGCGACGCGTTCGACGCGGTCGTCGAGGACGGCGTGATGTGGGGCCGCGGGACCTGTGACATGAAAGGCGGTGTCGCGGCGGCCCTCGGTGCGGTGGCGGCGGTCGTTGCCGCGGGCATCCGGCTGCGCAAGCCGCTGGCCGTCCACACGGTGATCGGCGAGGAGGACGGCGGCCTCGGCGCGTTCGCCACCCTACGGCGCGGCCATCGCGGCGAGGCGTGCGTGATCGCGGAGCCGACCGCCGGCTCGGTCATCCCGGCCAACTCCGGCTCGCTGACGTTCCGGCTGGAGGTGCCGGGCCTCGCGACCCATGGCTCGACCCGCAGCCGCGGTGTGAGCGCGATCGAGAAGTTCACCGTCGTCCAGACGGCGCTGCTGGAGCTCGAACGCGAGCGCAACCGGGACCCGCACCCGCTGCTCGCCCACCTCGACCTCGCGAACCCGCTCTCCGTCGGCACGGTCAACGCCGGCGACTGGGCGAGCACCGTGCCCGACCGGCTGATCGCCGAGGGCAGGTACGGCGTACGACTGGGCGAAGGGGTCGCGGACGCGCGGGCCGCTTTCGAGGCCGCGGTGGCGGAGGCCTGCGAGAAGGACGACTGGCTGCGCGATCACCCGGTCACGGTCAGCTGGCCGGGTGGTGAGTTCGCCTCGGGGTTGCTCCCGGAGGGGGACCCGTTGCTCGCGGACACGTTGCAGGCGGTGGCCGACGCAGGTAGTGCGGTTCCAGCGGTCAAGGGCGCGCCGTACGGGTCGGATCTGCGGCAGTACGCGGCAGCAGGCATTCCCACGCTGCAGTACGGCCCTGGTGACGTCCGGTACGCCCACGCCGCCGACGAGCACGTAGTACTGGCCGACGTACTCGACGCCGCGCGTGCGTATGCGCTTCTGGCTGTCCGTCGCTGCGGTTGA
- a CDS encoding phosphotransferase family protein yields METTASVVAELNVALGTDYRLVRQLTGGLQSTAYELTGGVVLKWTGDPAWAPRVRRAAELVRRARAVGYPTPAWLAVGTTAAGSPYQLQEFVTGSAPTLDQALARQVIEICELQRDLLPEDHDVSWSGWSHGVVFDGWDGVWERVQRYDGEAAELLARYGALCRPYRDHELPHHDLVHGDLNMGNLLAADGRITGIVDIEAAGGGARAYDLVALAASAARDGADAGVDELFLEAALRANGRAAVAVCAAAGFASVAEFVHTRSEQSQDMVNHGGRRLLELLDA; encoded by the coding sequence ATGGAGACCACCGCGTCGGTTGTCGCCGAGCTGAACGTTGCCCTCGGCACCGATTATCGGCTCGTGCGGCAACTGACCGGTGGTCTGCAGTCCACGGCGTACGAGCTGACCGGCGGAGTCGTTCTCAAGTGGACCGGCGATCCGGCGTGGGCACCACGGGTCCGGCGGGCGGCCGAGCTCGTCCGGCGGGCGCGTGCCGTCGGTTATCCCACGCCCGCGTGGCTTGCTGTCGGTACGACGGCCGCCGGGTCGCCGTACCAGCTGCAGGAGTTCGTCACCGGCTCCGCGCCGACGCTGGACCAGGCGCTGGCACGGCAAGTGATCGAGATCTGCGAGCTGCAGCGGGACCTCCTCCCGGAGGATCACGACGTGAGCTGGTCCGGATGGTCACACGGCGTCGTCTTCGACGGCTGGGACGGCGTCTGGGAGCGGGTACAGCGGTACGACGGTGAGGCCGCCGAGCTGCTCGCGCGGTACGGCGCGTTGTGCCGTCCGTACCGGGACCACGAGCTGCCCCACCACGACTTGGTGCACGGGGACCTGAACATGGGCAACCTGCTCGCGGCCGACGGGCGGATCACCGGGATCGTCGACATCGAGGCCGCCGGAGGGGGCGCCCGCGCGTACGACCTGGTCGCGTTGGCAGCGTCGGCCGCCCGTGACGGCGCGGACGCCGGTGTCGACGAGTTGTTCCTTGAGGCGGCGTTGCGGGCGAACGGGCGCGCCGCGGTCGCGGTGTGCGCGGCGGCGGGGTTCGCGAGCGTCGCGGAGTTCGTCCACACGCGCTCGGAGCAGTCGCAGGACATGGTGAACCACGGGGGCCGTCGATTGCTCGAACTGCTGGATGCATGA
- the aspS gene encoding aspartate--tRNA(Asn) ligase, which yields MRILSHEIPSAVGQSVTVAGWVHRRRRLAAVSFLILRDRSGLTQIVIKSAQTQAQLDELGEETVVQVTGTVAANPQAPGGAEIVDPVIEPLTEPAATPPIELWRPAVGAGLPVVLDNAPVALRHPAVRAGWEIAAAALHGFRSALDGQGFTEIQTPKIVGTATESGANVFALDYFGGPAYLAQSPQFYKQQMVGVFERVFEVGPVFRAEPHDTVRHLAEYVSLDAEFGFVTDHRDVLAVLRSVIAGMLTAVGERAGGALERLAVTVPEIPVDVPVVHFTEALKIAGADPEEPDLAPADERAVGEWALREHGSDFVAVEGYPMVKRPFYTHPQPSDPRWSNSFDLLFRGVELVTGGQRLHRYSDYVAALAARGESADAPAYSSYLQAFKHGMPPHGGFAIGLERFVARLTGAENVREVTLFPRDLHRLTP from the coding sequence ATGCGCATTCTCAGCCATGAGATCCCCTCAGCAGTGGGCCAGTCCGTCACGGTGGCCGGCTGGGTGCACCGAAGACGACGGCTCGCCGCCGTCAGTTTCCTGATCCTGCGCGACCGGTCCGGCCTGACCCAGATCGTGATCAAGTCCGCGCAGACGCAGGCCCAGCTGGACGAGCTCGGCGAGGAGACCGTGGTCCAGGTGACCGGTACGGTCGCCGCGAACCCGCAGGCTCCCGGCGGCGCGGAAATCGTCGACCCGGTGATCGAGCCGCTGACCGAGCCGGCCGCGACGCCGCCGATCGAGCTGTGGCGTCCGGCGGTCGGCGCCGGGCTGCCCGTCGTCCTCGACAACGCACCGGTCGCACTGCGGCATCCCGCCGTACGCGCCGGCTGGGAGATCGCCGCGGCCGCGCTGCACGGGTTCCGGTCGGCGCTGGACGGTCAGGGCTTCACGGAGATCCAGACACCGAAGATCGTCGGTACGGCGACCGAGTCCGGGGCGAACGTGTTCGCGCTGGACTACTTCGGCGGGCCGGCGTACCTGGCGCAGTCGCCGCAGTTCTACAAGCAGCAGATGGTCGGGGTGTTCGAGCGGGTCTTCGAGGTCGGTCCGGTGTTCCGGGCCGAGCCGCATGACACGGTCCGGCACCTTGCGGAGTACGTGTCGCTGGACGCCGAGTTCGGGTTCGTCACGGACCATCGCGACGTGCTCGCCGTACTGCGGTCCGTGATCGCCGGCATGCTCACAGCGGTCGGCGAACGGGCCGGCGGTGCGCTGGAGCGGCTCGCTGTGACGGTGCCGGAGATCCCCGTCGACGTGCCGGTGGTGCACTTCACGGAGGCGCTGAAGATCGCCGGGGCGGACCCCGAGGAGCCGGACCTCGCACCGGCGGACGAGCGTGCGGTCGGCGAGTGGGCGCTGCGCGAACACGGCAGCGACTTCGTCGCGGTCGAGGGCTATCCGATGGTGAAGCGGCCGTTCTACACCCATCCGCAGCCGTCGGACCCGCGCTGGTCGAACTCGTTCGACCTGCTGTTCCGCGGCGTGGAGCTGGTCACCGGCGGCCAGCGGCTGCACCGGTACTCCGACTACGTCGCGGCCCTCGCGGCGCGCGGCGAGTCGGCGGACGCTCCGGCGTACAGCTCGTACCTGCAGGCGTTCAAGCACGGGATGCCGCCGCACGGCGGGTTCGCGATCGGGCTGGAGCGGTTCGTGGCGCGGCTGACCGGCGCGGAGAACGTCCGCGAGGTCACGCTGTTCCCGCGCGACCTGCACCGGTTGACGCCCTGA